A window from Toxoplasma gondii ME49 chromosome IX, whole genome shotgun sequence encodes these proteins:
- a CDS encoding transporter/permease protein, putative (encoded by transcript TGME49_266750~Predicted trans-membrane domain (TMHMM2.0):20-43:103-126:132-152:161-181:193-216:266-289:295-318) encodes MGQAGGDLLRAVLTRQHAIEVGVVLLFLVAYSAQPLLVDVIKINGGAHPSTFSVLIPHYYSMVLVGTLPTKQKLSECDWRRGMILSTLDIINQLLKKAGLLYSGAAVYIVIDSSSIVWTAIWSMVLLRRKLKLFHWVGIGLITLGISLKACQLNFTFHDEEFLGVILTLVASILMGLTFVLNEKYMKGVKKIEGPNLVCMMGVCCAVPITLWTLFWTVPRFSELVIDPVREHNGSFKTVACCFFWLFASCWLHSGTLWFLMANYGAVSTGILKGVKVALVFLFSHVLFCDIQPHQCLNVWTGTSALICVTGVILYSFAKIQWSGKSEDKPTPDVASEASPTSIEDGEEKKKVERQ; translated from the exons ATGGGACAGGCAGGGGGCGACTTGTTAAGAGCCGTCCTGACCAGACAGCATGCTATCGAAGTTGGCGTCGTCCTGCTCTTCTTGGTGGCATACAGTGCCCAGCCGCTACTTGTAGATGTCATCAAGATTAATGGAGGGGCACATCCTAGCACCTTCTCAGTTCTCATCCCTCACTACTACTCTATGGTTCTTGTGGGCACGTTGCCCACAAAACAGAAGCTTTC AGAATGCGATTGGCGAAGGGGAATGATCCTGTCTACTTTGGACATCATCAACCAGTTGCTTAAAAAAG CTGGCCTACTGTATTCCGGGGCTGCAGTGTACATCGTTATTGACAGTTCGTCAATCGTCTGGACGGCGATTTGGTCCATGGTACTTCTTCGCCGAAAACTGAAATTATTCCATTGGGTCGGA ATAGGGCTGATTACACTTGGGATATCTCTGAAGGCGTGTCAGCTGAACTTCACGTTCCACGACGAAGAGTTTTTGGGCGTTATCCTCACTTTGGTGGCATCGATATTGATGGGCTTGACATTTGTCCTCAATGAGAAATACATGAAGGGTGTCAAGAAAATTGAAGGCCCGAACCTTGTCTGCATGATGGG GGTGTGCTGCGCCGTACCGATCACGCTGTGGACCCTTTTTTGGACAGTTCCGCGGTTTAGTGAACTCGTGATTGACCCAGTTCGCGAGCATAACGGCTCCTTCAAG ACGGTTGCTTGTTGCTTTTTCTGGCTGTTCGCTTCATGCTGGTTGCATTCCGGCACTCTTTGGTTTCTTATGGCCAACTACGGGGCCGTCTCGACCGGCATACTTAAG GGAGTAAAGGTCGcccttgttttccttttctctcacgTGCTCTTTTGTGACATCCAACCACATCAATGCCTAAATGTCTGGACCGGAACTTCGGCGTTAATC TGCGTTACTGGCGTCATTCTCTACTCCTTTGCGAAGATCCAGTGGTCTGGGAAGTCCGAAGATAAGCCAACTCCTGACGTGGCCTCTGAGGCATCTCCGACGTCAATT GAAGAtggggaggaaaagaagaaggtggagcGGCAATAA